A single window of Dermacentor albipictus isolate Rhodes 1998 colony chromosome 1, USDA_Dalb.pri_finalv2, whole genome shotgun sequence DNA harbors:
- the Dsk gene encoding uncharacterized protein Dsk, with product MQLPARFLLFLLVAIMAAASSALGYSAASPVSSQQQQQQRHRISVGRWLKSVLPAAAAAASAGDSDSRNTADLDAADMIDPVLLASGFAKRQEDDYGHMRFGRSDDYGHMRFGRK from the coding sequence ATGCAACTCCCCGCCCGCTTCCTCCTGTTCCTGCTGGTGGCCATCATGGCGGCTGCGAGCTCGGCGCTAGGCTACTCGGCGGCCAGCCCGGTCTCCTcccaacagcaacagcagcagcgccACCGTATCAGCGTGGGCCGCTGGCTCAAGAGCGTGCtgccggccgccgccgccgccgcgtcagCGGGGGACAGCGACAGTCGCAACACAGCCGACCTGGATGCCGCTGACATGATCGACCCCGTCCTGCTCGCCTCAGGGTTCGCCAAGCGGCAGGAGGACGACTACGGTCATATGCGGTTCGGACGATCCGACGACTACGGACACATGCGCTTCGGCAGGAAATGA